In a genomic window of Candidatus Hydrogenedentota bacterium:
- a CDS encoding DUF86 domain-containing protein — protein sequence MPLDVKDAARLWDMLDAARTAAGFTKGLTFAQYTADRKTRNAVERNLEIIGEAARHVSNDARDMFPDIPWSSVIGLRNIIAHEYGEILHEKVWGICRDRLPALIGQFEQTGVENVPPKDES from the coding sequence ATGCCGCTTGACGTGAAAGACGCCGCACGGCTGTGGGACATGCTCGACGCCGCGCGCACCGCCGCCGGGTTCACCAAGGGGCTAACTTTCGCACAGTACACCGCAGACCGAAAGACGCGCAACGCCGTGGAGCGGAACTTGGAGATTATCGGGGAAGCGGCGCGGCATGTTTCCAACGATGCCCGGGACATGTTTCCGGATATCCCCTGGAGTTCGGTAATCGGACTGCGAAACATCATTGCGCACGAATACGGCGAGATATTACATGAGAAAGTCTGGGGCATCTGCAGGGACCGCCTTCCCGCATTGATTGGGCAATTTGAACAAACGGGCGTTGAGAACGTACCGCCCAAGGATGAGAGTTGA